A stretch of Halomonas elongata DSM 2581 DNA encodes these proteins:
- a CDS encoding copper resistance system multicopper oxidase translates to MAMPQKPLLPLTRRQLLKGGSALGISTMALGLPPAWASPWGQPSTSPRGTETGPHISLAIRRETTPVAGREAQPISINGTSPGPLLRLKEGDEAVLRVTNLLEESTSIHWHGLILPPEMDGVPGVSFAGIAPGETFTYRFPVRQNGTYWYHSHSGLQEQLGHAGPLIIDAAEPEPFRYDREHVLLLTDWSFEDPASIFHNLKTGEGYYNFQERTVVDFFTDVEKNGLADTVAQRAMWSKMRMSSRDISDVTGSTYTYLMNGQSPEQNWTALFQSGETQRLRIINGSAMTYFDVRIPGLIMTVVAADGQPIQPVPVEEFRIGVAETYDVLVTPQANTAYTLFAESMDRSGYARGTLAPRYGMAAAIPVRRRIADRSMEVMDAHGGMDMSEHNNMPSPPSSMHHSQMTGMDGMASIEGSGMLPAGMEQPGSRLDQPGIGIDPHERRVLVYRDLKSIRPWPDHRPPGREIELHLTGNMERYMWSFDGKKFSEVTGPIHFEKDERLRLILINNTMMEHPIHLHGMWMELENGAGELIPRKHTLNVKPGERLSALITADAEGSWAFHCHLLYHMKAGMFRVVNVA, encoded by the coding sequence ATGGCAATGCCCCAGAAGCCTTTATTACCCTTGACCCGGCGTCAGCTACTCAAGGGAGGAAGCGCCTTGGGAATCAGCACCATGGCGCTAGGGTTACCCCCAGCTTGGGCCAGTCCCTGGGGACAGCCCTCAACGTCTCCACGTGGCACCGAAACCGGGCCTCATATTTCATTGGCCATTCGCCGGGAAACCACTCCTGTCGCGGGTCGCGAAGCTCAGCCGATCAGCATCAATGGCACCAGCCCGGGTCCACTACTCCGTCTCAAGGAAGGCGATGAAGCAGTATTGCGAGTCACCAATCTGCTAGAGGAGTCCACATCCATTCACTGGCATGGACTTATTCTTCCACCAGAAATGGACGGCGTACCCGGCGTCAGCTTTGCTGGTATCGCCCCCGGAGAAACCTTCACCTACCGCTTCCCGGTACGCCAAAACGGTACCTATTGGTATCACAGCCACTCGGGGCTTCAGGAACAACTCGGCCATGCCGGCCCCTTGATCATTGACGCTGCCGAGCCAGAACCCTTTCGCTATGACCGTGAGCATGTACTGTTACTGACCGACTGGAGCTTCGAAGACCCTGCTTCCATCTTTCATAACCTGAAAACCGGTGAAGGCTACTACAACTTCCAGGAAAGAACGGTCGTGGACTTTTTCACTGATGTGGAAAAAAACGGTTTAGCCGACACCGTTGCCCAACGTGCCATGTGGTCCAAGATGCGCATGAGCTCTCGGGACATCTCCGATGTTACCGGCAGCACCTATACCTACTTGATGAACGGCCAGTCGCCAGAACAGAACTGGACGGCATTGTTCCAGTCTGGCGAAACTCAGCGACTCCGTATCATCAACGGCTCGGCGATGACCTACTTCGACGTGCGAATCCCGGGACTCATCATGACGGTCGTGGCCGCCGATGGCCAGCCAATCCAACCTGTCCCCGTCGAAGAATTCCGCATTGGAGTCGCCGAAACCTATGACGTACTCGTAACACCTCAGGCAAATACCGCTTATACCCTCTTCGCCGAATCCATGGATCGCAGCGGCTATGCACGTGGCACTCTCGCTCCCAGGTACGGCATGGCTGCCGCCATACCTGTGCGCCGCCGGATCGCCGATCGCAGCATGGAAGTCATGGACGCACATGGGGGAATGGATATGTCCGAACATAACAACATGCCGAGCCCCCCTTCCAGCATGCACCATTCCCAAATGACCGGCATGGATGGCATGGCATCAATCGAGGGCAGTGGAATGCTCCCCGCAGGTATGGAACAGCCAGGCTCCCGTCTTGATCAGCCTGGTATCGGCATCGATCCGCACGAACGTCGCGTACTGGTCTACCGGGATCTGAAGTCAATACGTCCCTGGCCGGATCACCGACCGCCGGGAAGAGAGATCGAGCTTCATCTGACCGGCAACATGGAACGCTATATGTGGTCCTTCGACGGCAAGAAGTTCAGCGAGGTGACAGGACCCATCCACTTCGAGAAGGATGAGCGTCTTCGATTGATTCTGATCAACAACACCATGATGGAGCACCCCATCCATCTGCATGGCATGTGGATGGAGCTGGAGAACGGTGCCGGCGAGCTGATTCCCCGCAAGCATACCCTGAACGTCAAACCCGGTGAGCGCCTTTCCGCATTGATCACTGCCGATGCCGAGGGGAGCTGGGCCTTCCATTGCCACCTTCTCTATCACATGAAAGCCGGCATGTTCCGGGTCGTCAACGTCGCTTAA
- a CDS encoding ATP-binding protein has product MAKDISLRPLDHRSLKGRLLVWLGGVAFIVMGVTWLLHGILLRDLARDFLGDRLRQEAEYTIEKLRQEPTNRPPLTAPSSLATQVFHHLYVLELDGIISTSHPAWQDALTPLLSSEEDNVLQDVHHQGSHLLVYRRTFTIADHEGVLLVGESFDRVEAGLNQLHWWIGIITGTVLILLIVLNLLAVRAGLRPIVQLQHQIDELRLGKRTRLRLAVPTELETLVTQLNRFMDAQDSRLQRSRHAVSDLSHALKTPLAAIMQVMRGNRPITPERRAKILARLEDMQSQLSTELHRSRIAGTHSGQHTCLQRELSTLLDMFRTLYPDKTFISLDMPDATASLAMERQDFMEMAGIVLDNAGKWARHNIQLHATLTNGLQLVIEDDGPGIPEKQITKLGQRGQRLDEGRPGHGLGLSILIQLLDHYAGTVEFQTPPDSGLRVIIFIPSV; this is encoded by the coding sequence GTGGCCAAGGATATATCTTTGCGTCCTCTTGACCATCGCAGTCTAAAGGGCAGGCTACTCGTCTGGCTGGGCGGCGTGGCATTCATCGTGATGGGCGTAACATGGCTATTGCATGGCATTCTTCTGCGCGACTTGGCTCGAGATTTCCTCGGCGATCGCTTGCGCCAGGAAGCAGAATATACAATTGAAAAACTACGCCAGGAACCGACAAATCGCCCTCCCCTCACGGCCCCATCCAGCCTGGCAACTCAAGTTTTTCATCACCTGTATGTGCTGGAACTCGACGGCATAATCTCGACTTCACACCCTGCCTGGCAGGACGCACTGACACCGTTACTGTCTTCCGAAGAAGATAATGTCCTGCAAGACGTGCATCACCAAGGCAGCCACCTACTGGTGTATCGACGCACCTTCACCATTGCCGACCACGAAGGCGTTCTGCTGGTTGGTGAGAGCTTCGACCGAGTCGAAGCCGGACTGAACCAGTTGCACTGGTGGATTGGTATCATCACCGGCACAGTCCTGATACTGCTCATCGTACTAAATCTTTTAGCCGTGAGAGCGGGGTTGCGTCCCATTGTCCAACTCCAGCATCAGATTGACGAGCTTCGCCTGGGAAAACGAACACGCCTAAGATTGGCAGTGCCTACGGAGCTCGAAACGCTCGTGACACAGTTGAACCGATTCATGGATGCTCAGGACAGTCGTCTGCAACGATCCCGGCATGCTGTATCCGATCTTTCCCACGCTCTGAAGACACCTTTGGCCGCCATCATGCAAGTCATGCGGGGCAACCGTCCCATCACGCCAGAGCGACGCGCCAAGATACTAGCGCGTCTGGAGGACATGCAGTCCCAGCTGAGTACTGAACTTCATCGTTCACGGATCGCAGGGACCCATTCCGGTCAGCATACCTGCCTGCAGCGAGAACTCTCCACACTGCTGGATATGTTCCGTACTCTCTATCCTGACAAGACCTTTATATCCCTTGACATGCCTGACGCCACGGCAAGCCTGGCCATGGAGAGACAAGACTTCATGGAAATGGCGGGAATCGTGCTGGACAACGCGGGGAAGTGGGCACGCCATAACATCCAGCTTCATGCGACTCTCACCAACGGCCTGCAACTGGTGATAGAAGATGATGGTCCTGGCATTCCAGAGAAGCAAATCACGAAGCTGGGGCAACGAGGGCAGCGCCTCGATGAAGGCCGCCCCGGACATGGCTTGGGCCTTTCGATCCTGATCCAGTTGCTTGATCACTACGCAGGAACGGTCGAGTTCCAAACACCCCCCGATTCAGGACTTCGCGTCATTATCTTCATTCCTTCAGTTTAA
- a CDS encoding response regulator: protein MKLLLLEDDDLLGESLAETLSDEGYRVDIATHLRVADSLMQTEEYGLVILDIGLPDGSGLDLLTRWRGRGYQHPVLALTARDTWEDKVNGLRRGADDYLTKPFHEEELLARLHALLRRQHGNTGKILIVNGIHLDEHQQHVSTDGITWQPLTGTEFRLLRYLMHNPDRVHSKLRLLDQLYTLEQDAPAPNLVEVYIRRLRRLLGQDVIKTRRGQGYIFASS, encoded by the coding sequence ATGAAACTACTGCTTCTCGAAGACGATGACCTGCTGGGAGAGAGCTTGGCAGAAACCCTGAGCGATGAAGGCTATCGTGTCGATATCGCTACGCACTTGCGTGTGGCCGACTCTCTGATGCAGACCGAGGAGTATGGCCTCGTCATTCTCGATATTGGGCTACCCGACGGGTCCGGCCTCGACCTGCTCACACGCTGGCGTGGTCGAGGCTATCAACATCCCGTCCTCGCCCTCACGGCTCGAGATACCTGGGAAGACAAGGTCAATGGCTTGCGCCGAGGGGCGGACGACTATCTCACCAAACCTTTTCATGAGGAGGAGTTGCTTGCCAGGCTGCACGCTCTACTCAGACGTCAACACGGCAATACTGGCAAAATCCTGATCGTCAATGGTATCCATCTCGACGAACATCAGCAGCATGTCAGTACCGATGGAATCACTTGGCAACCCCTGACAGGAACCGAATTTCGGTTGCTACGTTATTTGATGCACAACCCGGACCGCGTCCATTCCAAGCTACGTCTCCTTGACCAGCTCTATACTCTGGAACAGGACGCTCCGGCTCCCAATCTAGTGGAGGTCTATATCAGACGCCTGCGACGGTTACTGGGCCAGGACGTAATCAAGACGCGACGTGGCCAAGGATATATCTTTGCGTCCTCTTGA
- a CDS encoding cupredoxin domain-containing protein, producing MHKALLVALLSLASTTALGSAGHGSDNSPLDTSQPIDRTITLEAGDMWFTPDKLEIAPGQTVKFTITNTGKLEHEFVIGNPKAQAEHRAMMREMASSNGHDMSASHHHDNGQDSPASMPSVTVLPGETATLVWTAPEDIEALEFACNIPGHYKAGMNGDLQIKG from the coding sequence ATGCATAAGGCGCTTCTCGTCGCTCTCCTCAGCCTGGCGTCTACTACGGCCCTGGGCAGTGCAGGACACGGCAGCGACAACTCGCCGCTCGACACCAGCCAGCCGATTGACCGAACCATCACCCTCGAAGCGGGCGATATGTGGTTCACGCCCGACAAGCTGGAGATCGCTCCCGGCCAGACAGTGAAATTCACCATCACCAACACCGGCAAGCTCGAACATGAGTTCGTAATCGGTAACCCGAAGGCCCAGGCCGAACACCGCGCAATGATGCGAGAGATGGCATCAAGCAACGGGCATGACATGAGCGCCAGCCATCATCATGACAATGGACAGGATAGCCCTGCCAGCATGCCCTCAGTGACCGTTCTGCCAGGCGAGACCGCAACCCTGGTCTGGACCGCTCCCGAAGACATCGAAGCATTGGAGTTCGCCTGCAACATTCCCGGGCATTACAAGGCAGGCATGAATGGTGACCTTCAGATCAAAGGTTAA
- a CDS encoding MFS transporter — MTLSSATLTPDSLRSFGVTALLMGTAILVVGQLYAYLPLTSPIAERLGISTTDVELATTLFALCQAIGFLVFGHLNHRWRSRTLFVVGISGLASASLLTALALKLEIGWGFLAGRALQGMTAAAFPPFAITILIEATSERHRPTAIGLLSAALLMSAPLGQLLASMMADAWSVPAVFLGVGALLVPIALCLWQLPFGKAKASRAAPGSSFAGLLHWQALGRFYIAVFVLLMGVVYYYAVISSGETVTNLQWFRLLGAPAVLMTLVSGALLSRVATSLVQTTGLVLAAIGALLSGIVVQGIGLHIGHWLTLGGIALATPAFLHFLGEQPALYRQRAIMLYTFILFCGASLGAPLSQASMAWGQERALAWMSVVYIIAALLLASYRRWPAKLENPQEGSDAIRQGR; from the coding sequence ATGACGTTATCATCAGCAACGCTCACACCCGATTCACTACGCAGCTTCGGTGTGACAGCCCTCTTGATGGGCACGGCCATTCTGGTGGTTGGGCAACTGTATGCCTACCTTCCACTGACGAGTCCTATCGCCGAACGACTCGGCATCTCGACCACCGATGTGGAGCTGGCCACGACCCTGTTCGCGCTCTGTCAAGCCATCGGCTTTCTGGTCTTCGGCCATCTCAACCATCGCTGGCGAAGCCGCACGCTCTTCGTCGTCGGCATCTCAGGTCTGGCATCGGCCAGTCTGTTGACCGCCCTGGCTCTGAAGCTCGAAATCGGCTGGGGATTCTTGGCCGGTCGCGCTTTGCAAGGCATGACGGCCGCCGCCTTCCCGCCGTTCGCCATCACGATCCTCATCGAAGCAACCAGCGAACGCCACCGACCGACGGCTATCGGCCTGCTCAGCGCAGCTCTATTGATGTCGGCACCGCTAGGCCAGCTCCTGGCCAGCATGATGGCAGACGCCTGGTCGGTACCGGCCGTTTTCCTCGGCGTCGGCGCCCTATTGGTGCCGATTGCCCTTTGCCTATGGCAACTACCTTTCGGAAAGGCCAAGGCATCCCGCGCGGCCCCTGGAAGTTCATTCGCCGGACTGCTGCACTGGCAAGCCCTCGGGCGCTTCTATATAGCTGTGTTTGTACTGCTGATGGGCGTCGTCTACTACTATGCCGTGATCTCATCGGGCGAGACAGTGACGAATCTTCAATGGTTCCGGTTGCTCGGCGCACCAGCCGTGCTGATGACGCTGGTTTCCGGAGCGCTGTTATCCCGCGTGGCGACCAGCCTCGTTCAGACTACGGGGCTGGTGCTGGCAGCAATCGGCGCTCTGCTGTCAGGCATCGTCGTGCAAGGCATCGGTCTGCATATCGGCCATTGGCTGACCCTTGGAGGTATCGCGCTTGCCACACCTGCCTTCCTGCACTTTCTCGGCGAGCAGCCGGCGCTATACAGGCAGCGGGCGATCATGCTCTATACTTTCATCCTCTTTTGTGGTGCCAGCCTCGGCGCCCCTCTAAGTCAGGCCAGCATGGCATGGGGGCAGGAAAGGGCTCTGGCGTGGATGTCCGTCGTCTACATTATCGCGGCACTGCTGCTGGCCTCATACCGGCGCTGGCCAGCCAAGCTCGAGAACCCCCAAGAAGGCAGTGACGCGATACGGCAGGGGCGATGA
- a CDS encoding helix-turn-helix transcriptional regulator: MIDHEELGAFMKACRARVDAEAMGFPVGKRRRVAGLRREEVAELAGISPDWYTRLEQGRDVGVSRRVLECLSKALQLSEAEMGHLFALAGVQRPVETAVSSSEAVVSQAEVLEALSPNPAHCVSGPWDIEAMNMAAEVAFPELHGKKAGGNVMRMIFRDEGFRERLADWESHAKQCLATFRTLYGRQMRDPRFRQLVNELTLSSEEFAAWWPRQHVGDLSPASKRFIDPVLGELRFTVRFFQPTEDPGRILTVFMGDAYTQQRLGEALADRSIGWKE, translated from the coding sequence ATGATCGATCATGAGGAGTTAGGCGCCTTCATGAAGGCGTGTCGTGCACGTGTCGATGCCGAAGCTATGGGCTTTCCGGTCGGCAAACGTCGTCGTGTCGCGGGGTTGCGGCGTGAGGAGGTGGCGGAACTCGCCGGCATCAGTCCCGACTGGTATACGCGCCTGGAGCAAGGACGTGATGTCGGTGTATCACGCCGTGTCCTGGAGTGCCTGAGCAAGGCCTTGCAACTCTCCGAGGCCGAAATGGGGCATCTGTTTGCGCTGGCAGGGGTGCAACGGCCCGTAGAGACGGCCGTATCGAGTTCCGAGGCTGTTGTTTCCCAGGCCGAGGTACTCGAAGCGTTATCGCCCAACCCAGCTCACTGTGTGTCGGGACCTTGGGATATCGAGGCCATGAACATGGCTGCCGAAGTGGCGTTCCCCGAATTGCATGGTAAGAAGGCCGGCGGAAATGTCATGCGCATGATCTTTCGCGACGAGGGATTTCGGGAGCGCTTGGCGGATTGGGAGTCGCATGCCAAACAGTGCCTGGCGACGTTCCGTACGCTCTATGGGCGTCAGATGCGGGATCCGCGCTTTCGTCAGCTCGTGAATGAGTTGACGCTATCGAGCGAGGAATTTGCCGCCTGGTGGCCGCGTCAGCATGTGGGAGACCTGTCGCCGGCATCCAAGCGGTTCATCGATCCGGTGTTGGGGGAGTTGCGGTTTACCGTTCGCTTCTTTCAGCCAACAGAGGATCCCGGCAGGATACTGACGGTGTTCATGGGGGATGCCTATACTCAGCAGCGGCTCGGCGAGGCTCTTGCTGATCGTTCGATCGGTTGGAAAGAGTAA
- a CDS encoding DMT family transporter, with the protein MSFSLHGHGRGLAMAAAGVTVLSFDSLLVRLAATDGWNIIFWRGALMALSLGLLCLDGRRLATLRGNPGASLLSVLLLGIISSLFVLAVMNTKVANVVVILSAAPLFAAIFTYCFLHETVALRTWLAIISAMAGMLIVFAGSLSSDGLVGDLYAVIAAAAVGGNLTLLRRHPNLDSIPLIAMGGGLSALIAIPMATPLALTTQSYATLALMGLLQMPLATALINGATRHLPSAEVALFYLIEAVFGTLWVWWWLDEQPPQATLLGGTLILITLFINAWLGLRGSSHRLAQSPGKYRNP; encoded by the coding sequence ATGTCTTTCTCGTTACATGGTCACGGACGGGGCCTGGCCATGGCGGCCGCCGGTGTCACGGTTCTGAGCTTCGACAGTCTACTCGTCCGGCTAGCCGCGACAGATGGATGGAATATCATCTTCTGGCGGGGTGCCCTGATGGCCCTATCGCTCGGCCTGCTGTGCCTCGACGGGCGCCGGTTGGCGACACTGCGTGGGAACCCTGGAGCATCCCTACTCTCCGTTCTCCTGTTGGGCATCATCTCCAGCCTGTTTGTTCTGGCCGTCATGAACACCAAGGTGGCGAATGTGGTGGTCATCCTGAGCGCCGCTCCTTTGTTTGCCGCCATTTTCACGTACTGTTTTCTGCATGAGACAGTGGCCCTGCGCACCTGGCTGGCGATCATCTCGGCCATGGCCGGCATGCTGATCGTCTTCGCTGGGTCGCTATCGAGTGATGGCCTGGTCGGCGATCTCTATGCGGTAATCGCCGCGGCCGCTGTCGGTGGCAACCTCACCCTCCTGCGCCGTCACCCCAACCTGGACAGCATTCCCCTCATCGCCATGGGGGGCGGCCTATCGGCATTGATTGCCATACCAATGGCAACACCATTGGCCCTCACAACACAAAGCTATGCCACCTTGGCTCTGATGGGCCTGTTGCAGATGCCATTGGCCACCGCACTGATCAATGGGGCGACCCGCCATCTGCCGTCTGCAGAAGTTGCCCTGTTCTATTTAATTGAAGCCGTGTTCGGCACCCTGTGGGTTTGGTGGTGGCTGGACGAGCAGCCACCACAGGCAACGCTGCTCGGCGGGACATTGATCTTGATCACGCTGTTCATTAATGCCTGGCTTGGCCTACGCGGCTCATCCCACCGGCTGGCTCAGTCTCCTGGGAAGTACCGTAATCCATAG